One Bacteroidota bacterium genomic window carries:
- a CDS encoding sulfite exporter TauE/SafE family protein: MDILLIAIVSFIGAGLTLFSGFGLGTLLMPVFGLFFPIDLAIALTAIVHLANNLIKFGFFHKTINWAIVLRFGIPSIAAAFLGAFLLGFISNQEAFFAYSMFDHTFSISPVNITIALLLLVFSLLELIPRFTRLEFDKKYMPLGGLLSGFFGGISGNQGALRAAFLIRAGMNKEFFIGTSVVIACLVDFARLSIYSKNILSHIDQSKILLLAVAVLAAFSGVFIGTRLLKKITIASLQMIVAIMLLVFALFLGAGIV, encoded by the coding sequence ATGGATATTTTATTGATTGCAATTGTAAGCTTTATTGGTGCAGGATTGACCTTGTTTTCTGGTTTTGGTTTGGGTACCCTTCTGATGCCTGTTTTTGGTCTGTTTTTTCCAATCGATCTGGCCATCGCTTTAACCGCCATAGTGCACCTTGCCAATAACCTGATTAAATTTGGTTTTTTTCATAAAACCATCAACTGGGCCATTGTTCTTCGATTTGGTATTCCCTCTATTGCTGCAGCTTTCTTAGGCGCATTTCTCCTTGGTTTTATCAGTAACCAGGAAGCTTTTTTTGCTTATTCGATGTTTGATCATACTTTTTCTATAAGCCCTGTTAACATTACCATTGCCTTACTTTTATTGGTGTTTTCATTGTTGGAGCTTATTCCCAGGTTTACCCGATTGGAGTTTGATAAAAAGTACATGCCACTCGGCGGATTGCTCAGCGGTTTTTTTGGAGGAATTTCAGGTAACCAGGGAGCTTTGCGTGCAGCATTTCTGATACGGGCAGGAATGAATAAAGAATTCTTCATTGGCACCAGTGTAGTGATAGCCTGTTTGGTAGATTTTGCACGTTTATCGATATATTCAAAGAACATTTTAAGCCACATTGATCAATCGAAAATACTTTTGTTGGCTGTGGCTGTGCTGGCAGCCTTTTCAGGTGTGTTTATTGGAACGCGTTTGCTTAAAAAGATCACTATTGCCAGCCTTCAAATGATTGTGGCTATTATGCTGTTAGTTTTTGCCCTGTTTCTTGGAGCGGGAATAGTTTAA
- a CDS encoding type IX secretion system membrane protein PorP/SprF: protein MKRITLPTMILLTVLQFAGAQQYPYFTQYTLNKFVSNPAAAGIDGYTTLNFIAREQWVGHGGTPKTHALIMDSRILGDSYILRKIPIRKNEKPKTRSGNTAWGAFLINDINGPISKTYINGTYAYHLDLGEKQLSFGLSMLLFQNRLKAEQFVLSDNASANDPLLVAQSYWIVDANFGAYLTGRDYYAGYSTVQLFNSSVRFGIDGAGEYRLNRQHNLIGGYRFFLNNRMDVEPSMLVKLQENMTAQMDLSAKFIFDKTYWGGINLRTGKAFALFGGMNYLNYYFGYAFEYNFNAFAKLTFATHELTVIARFGDAARRYKWLNSY, encoded by the coding sequence ATGAAAAGAATAACCCTGCCTACAATGATCCTGCTTACTGTTCTTCAGTTTGCAGGTGCTCAGCAGTATCCATATTTCACGCAGTATACCCTCAATAAGTTTGTTTCGAATCCGGCAGCTGCGGGTATTGATGGCTATACTACTTTAAATTTTATAGCCCGCGAACAATGGGTGGGCCATGGTGGCACACCCAAAACCCACGCCCTTATTATGGATTCCCGAATTTTAGGCGATAGTTATATTTTGCGTAAAATACCCATTCGCAAAAATGAAAAGCCGAAAACTCGTTCAGGTAACACTGCATGGGGTGCTTTTCTGATTAATGATATCAATGGCCCTATCAGTAAGACATACATTAACGGAACCTATGCCTATCACCTCGATTTAGGAGAGAAACAGTTATCCTTTGGTTTATCAATGTTGCTCTTTCAGAATCGCTTAAAGGCTGAACAATTTGTGTTGTCTGACAATGCAAGTGCAAACGATCCATTGCTTGTCGCCCAGTCGTATTGGATTGTGGATGCAAATTTTGGAGCCTACCTTACAGGTCGCGACTACTATGCAGGGTATTCTACGGTTCAATTATTCAATTCAAGTGTAAGGTTTGGAATCGATGGAGCAGGAGAATATAGACTGAACCGTCAGCACAACCTGATTGGTGGATACAGGTTTTTTCTGAATAACCGCATGGATGTGGAGCCTTCCATGCTCGTTAAGTTGCAGGAAAACATGACTGCCCAAATGGATTTATCTGCCAAGTTTATTTTCGATAAAACCTACTGGGGAGGTATTAATCTAAGAACAGGAAAGGCTTTTGCATTATTTGGTGGTATGAACTACCTGAATTATTATTTTGGTTATGCCTTTGAATACAATTTTAATGCCTTTGCCAAATTAACCTTTGCTACGCACGAATTAACAGTAATTGCAAGGTTTGGCGATGCTGCCCGCCGTTATAAATGGCTGAATTCTTACTAA